The Desulfatibacillum aliphaticivorans DSM 15576 DNA segment AGGACGGGGACAGAAAGGGGATCAGCGCAAACATGGCCAAAACAAGGCAGGGCAATACAATCCCAATGCTGTAATACCTTTTTTTGCGCTGTTCGCGCCGGAGCATACTGACCGGCGTTTGCTCTGTTGCTGCTATGTCTGCCATGGTTTACTTCCCCGCGGTGAAGAGGCCTTTCGGCCTGATGAGTAGAATGATGATCATGATGATGATATTGACGCCGGCCGCCGCCCAGGGAACCAGATACGCCACGTAATTATAAGACAGCCCCACGATCAGGGCCCCGACAAGGGAGCCTGTGACGCTGCCCAGCCCGCCGATGATCACCACAATAAAGGCGAAAAGAAGATAGGTCGATCCCATGTCCGGATACACCTGCAGGCTGAATATGGACATGGCCAGCCCGCCCAGGGCCGCCAAGCCTGCACCCACGGCGAAGACGCCTGTAAAAAGCAGAAAGATGTTGTGCCCCATGGCTTGCACCATGTCGCGGTTTTCAACCCCAGCCCGCACGATCAACCCCAGCTTGGTCTTCTTTAAAACAAGCTGAACGACGCCGAAAACCAAAGCCCCTATCAGGATGCAGATGATCCGGTACCGGTCGATGATGACGTCAAAGACGTCCCAGTTGCCTTGAAAGGTGAGGGGCACCGCCATGACGTCGTCATTGGGGCCCCAAATCACGCGGATCATTTCCACCAGCACGATGGTGGCGCCGAAGGTGATCAGAATCTGAAACAGATGATTGCCATAGACTCTTCTCACCAGCACGCGCTCCAGCACCATCCCCAACACCGCGACCACCGCCATGGCGCACACGATAGCCGCTGCAAAGGCCCCGAAATTCAGCAGCACCGAATCGGCTTGGACCCATCGTTCCAGGAACTTGAACGTGCTGAAGCCCACATAGGCGCCCCAGGCGAACAAGGCGCCGTGGGCGAAGTTCAGCACATCCATTAATCCCAGAATAATGCTGACTCCCGACGCCACCAAAAACAGCAGCATGCCCATGGCCAATCCGGCGATGGTCAGGGTCAGGTAGATTTTTGGGGGGATGCCGAAAAGGGGCAGCAGAAACAGAACGGCGACCCCGGCAATGACGAGTTCCCTGTCCCAGCGTTTAAGTATTGTCTCTGTCATTGGCATTCCTTCAATATGGTCAGCTTTCGGATTTGGATATTCCCAGGTAGCGGCTTTTCAATTCCTCATCCTCCACCAGGGCTTCCATCCGGCCGCTGTGCACGATGCGCCCGTCATCCAAAATGTGAAAATAATCGCCCACGGCGCTGGCCATGTAGAAATTCTGTTCCACGAGAACAACGACGCACTCTTCCTTTATCAGGTTGATTGCCTCGATCAGGGCCTCAATGATGATGGGCGCCAACCCCTTGGAGGGCTCGTCGATGAGCAGCAGCGAAATATCGTTTACAATGGCCCTGCCAATGGCCAGCATCTGTTTTTGTCCGCCGCTCAGGTTTCCGGCCGGCGAATGCCAGAACTTGCCCAATGCGCCGAATAAATCCAGGATTCTGGCCAGCCTTCCGGCGGTGGCCTCATCCTCCTTGAGCTTGGCCACTTTGAAATTCTCCTCCACTGTCAGATCGGCGAAGATTCCCATGTCCTCCGGGACGTACCCGATTCCCATGCGGGCGATCTCGTAGGGCCGCTTGCCTTGTATGCTCATGCCATTGTAGACAATGGTCCCCTCTGACGGCGGAAGCAGCCCCATCAAGGTTTTCAGGGTGGTGCTCTTGCCGGCGCCGTTGCGGCCGATGAGCACGGTGACGGCGTCGGCCTGGGCTTCGAAGGAAAGACCCTGAAGGATATGGTGGTGGCCGATATAGGTCTGCAGATTGTCTGCTTTCAACACGACCTCATTCATGTTTCGCCCCCCCTCCCAAATACGCCTCCTGGACCTCTTTGCTGCGATAGATGGTTTCCGGATCGCTGTCGGCGATGAGGCGGCCGTCCTGCAGAACGGCGATGGAATCCGATAGATTCATGATCATATCCATCTTGTGCTCCACCAATAAAATGGTTTTATCGCCGACGGATTTGATGCGCTCCAGAATCTCCAAAATGGCGGGCACTTCCTCCTGGGACATGCCCGCCGTGGGTTCATCCAGAAAAAGAATCTCCGGTTTCAATGCCATCAAAATGGCCATTTCCAGTTTGCGCTGCTCGCCATGCGTCAGTAAATTCGCCGGATACAACCATTTTTCATCCAAAAGCACTTCCTTGAGAATCTGGTATGCTTCATCCTCACAGGCCGAAAAATGGAGATAGTGACGCCAGAAATTCAACCCGTACCCCTTTCGGGCCTGGATGGCCAAACGGACATTTTCCAGGACCGTCAACAAGGGAAAGATGTTGGTGAGTTGAAAAGAACGCCCCAATCCCAGCCGGCACCGCATGGGAGCGCCCAGATGAGTGATGTCCTTTCCCTTTAGAAACACCTTTCCGCCGGTGGGCTTGTACTGACCGCTCAACAAATTGAAGAAGGTCGTTTTGCCCGCTCCGTTGGGGCCGATAATCGATTTTAACGTAAACGGCTTAACCTCCAGGCTTACCTGGTCCACGGCCGCATGGCCTCCGAAACGGATGGTAAGATCCTCCGTGGCGATTATCGCATCGGTACTCGTCGCATTCATGGCATTCGCTCCGGCGGTCCGCTGGAATCAGCCCGTCTCCATCCGGAGACGGGCGAATTGGGTCGCTTGGGCCTCAAATTACCTTTGGTTTACAATGGGCGGAGCAGTTTCCTCCATGGTCAGCTCCCTGGTGAGCACCGGGATGGCCCATTCCACATCGGGGTCCACTTTCAGCTTAAAAGCGAACATGGTTTGCAGCGCCTGATGATCCTCCTTGCGGAATTTCATCATCCCTTTGGGCGTCATGAATTCCATGCCCTCCATGGCGGCAATGAGTTTTTCCGTGTCCGTACTCCCGGCGGCCGTGATGGCTTTCACCACGGCGCCGGCGGCTGCAAAACCGCCGCAGGTAAAGAAATCCGGGGGCTCATTAAAACGTTTGAAATGCTCTTCCACCAGCCAGTCATTCACCGGATTTGAAGGATTTTCGTAGTAGTAATAAGTGGCGCCCTGCATGCCGTCCAGCGGCTTCATCATCTTGAGAGCCGCAAGGACGTTTCCGCCGCTGGTGATTTCGATCCCGTATTTATCCAGTCCGGCGGAGATCAATTGGGGAATGGGGCCGCCTTTTCCGGCCCAGATCACCCAGATGTATTTGGGTCCCGGCAGGTCTTTCATGGCCTCGATGATTCTTTGGATGGGCGCGACAAAATCCGTTCCCTTGGGATCGCAATATTCCTCGTGCACGATTTTGGCGCCCAGCTTTTCGGCGGCCTCTTTGTAGGCTGCGATGCCGTCCCGGCCAAAGGCGTAATCCTGGCCGATGCAGGCGATGCTCACCCCGGGCTTGGCCACGGCCGCCGCATTGGAAATGGCGTCCTGGCTGGAATTTCTCCCGGTTCTAAAAACATACCGGTTCCAGTCCTTGCCGGTAATCGAATCCGCCACCGCAGGCTCCACAATCAATATTTTCTTAAAATCCCGGGCCACGGGCAGCACCGCCAAGGCCACGCCGCTGCTGGTGGGTCCGATAGCCAGATCAACCTTGTCATCGCTGTAAAGTTTGGTGAGCAGCATCTTGGCCCTGGCCGCCTGGAGCTGAGTGTCTTCGATGACCAGAGTCACATCTCTGCCGTTAATCTGATTGGTTCCCTTGGTGAAATACTCCAACCCCATTTTAAAGCCGGTGACCTCGGCCTTGCCATAGATCTCCAAAGGTCCGCTGAGCCCCTGTATGATGCCGATCTTGATGGGTTCCGCTCCCAGCGCCGTGGAAGCCGTCATGGCTATCGACGCCCCTATGACCAGTAAAAATATGATCCCCGCTCTTGCTTTCATCGGATACCTCCCTTGTGGGTTGATTAAAGAGAATCCAAACAACCTGTCGTGGTAAGCGGCCCTAATTCCGGCCGCCTGTCGCCGCATCGCCCAAGGCGGCGCCTGGAGCCGGCAGGCGTTTGCCGTAACGAAGAAATTCTTCATAAGCGGCCGTTATTTGGATATGTAGCAAATATGATACATCAGTAGGTGAGGACCATGCCGCCGTCAAACAGCATATCCCCTCCCACGAGATATTTGGCGAACCGCGAAAAGCCGAAAAGCATCAGATTGGCAACCTCAATGGGCGACATCATTTCCTTGATCCGGGACGTCCCCATCATGACATCGCGAACAACCTCTTCAGGCGTGATGCCGCGCTGCGTCGCCTGGGCGTTGATCTGGTTCAGCGCCAGGGGGGTTTTGACAAAACCCGTGCTGAGCGTAAAGGAACGGACCCGGCCTTCGCCTTCGGCCGAAATGGACTGGCTCAGGGCGCGCAATCCGAATTTGGTGATGTTGTAGACCGGCTTGTTCTTGGTGCAGATATGAGCATGCACCGAGGCCATATTGGCGATGACGCCGCATCCGTCATTGCTTTTTTTCATGTGGGGGATGGCGAGCTTGGAAAGATAAAAAGGCGCCCTAAGCATCAGGGATTGCATCTGATCGTATTTATCCATGGGGAAGTTTTCGACGGAGTCGATATGCTGAATTCCCGCGATGTTGGCCAGATACTTGATGGCGCCCAGCTTAGCCGCTTCCGTCACGGCCTTGTCCATGTCCGCGTCCCTGGACAAATCGCACGGCAAAAAAACCATTTGCCCGCCCATGTCCCGGGCCAGCTTTTGCGTCTTGCGGCCTTCTTCCTCATTGATGTCCAGGCCGATGGTCATCAGTTGGTTCGCCGCGGCGGCAATGGCCGTGGCCCGGCCGATGCCGGTGCCGGCGCCGGTGACGATGCAGACATTGGAACTGTTGAATTGCGGGTCTGACAGGATTAGAATATCCTCACTCCCGATGGTCGGTTCCTTGGCGTCTTCCGGTTTGATGGTTTCTTCCATGGACATCCTCCTGCGGAAAAGAGTGTGCGGAAAGTTGTGCAAATCAAGTAGAGCAAGTACCGTGCCACCTGATATTGCCCCCGGGATAACCTGAGATGATTGCGGGCGTAAAAAGCATAAGTATCTGAAATAATAGCTTCGTCATAAAATTTTCCAGTCGCGCGAAGATCTTTATGAAAATACGGGCCTGGACAGCAGGCCCTGAAAAGTGTATCCTCTGATATACATGTCCCCGAATTGCTACACTTAAACGGTCCATTATCCGGCAAGACTTCAAATAAATATCTCCATAATTCACGAAACCCCTATGTTCTCAAGGAGGCGGCCGTGGACGACAAAGACCTCAGAATAGAAGCGCTGGAAAAGGATCTGGAGATGCACCGGGCCATATTCGACAGCATCTTCAACGGCGCCCTGGTCACCGATGAAAAGGGAATCATCACGCATTTCAACAAGCCCTACGGCGACTTTCTGGGCGTAGACCCGGAATCGCAAATCGGACGGCACTGCACCGAATCGGTGGTCAACAGCCGCATGCACATTGTGGCCCGCACCGGCAAGCCCGAAATCAACCAGTCCCACAACATCATCGGCAAGAAAATGGTGGTCCAGCGCATCCCCATCAAACGCGGCGGCCGGGTCATCGCCGTATTCGGGCAGGTCCTGTTTAAGGACGTCAAGGACTTGTCCAGGCTCGCGTCCGAACTCAAGGTCTTGGAATCCAAGGTCAAACTCTATGAGGCGGAACTCCTCAACCTGAGATCCACCCGCTACACCCTGGACAGCATCATCGGAGTCAGCGGTCCCATCAAGGAGTTGAAGGAGGAAGCCCTCCGGGCCGCCGCAACGCATTATCCGGTGCTCATCTGCGGGGAAAGCGGCACAGGCAAGGAGCTGTTCGCCCAAGCCATCCACCATGCAAGCAATCGCAAGCTCTTCCCCTTTGTCCGCATCAACTGCGCGGCGATCCCCAAGGATCTCCTGGAAGCCGAGCTGTTCGGCTACGAAAAGGGCGCCTTCACCGGCGCCCGGTCCGACGGCAAACCCGGCAAGTTCGAACTGGCCCACCAAGGCACGCTGTTTTTGGATGAAGTGGGCGACCTGCCCTTGGAAATGCAGCCCAAACTGCTTCGCGCCCTGGAAGACAGAGAGTTCGAGCGTGTGGGCGGGAACAAGATTATTCGCAGCGACCTGCGCATCATCGCCGCCACCAATCAGGATCTGGACCAAATGATGGCGGACGGCCGCTTTCGCAAGGATCTCTTCTATCGGCTCAACGTCATACCTATTAATATCCCTCCCCTGCGCAAGCGCAAAAACGATATTATCCCCTCCGCCGAATATATTCTCAGGCAATTGGCGGCGGAAGCCAATCTGCCGGACATCAGCATGGATAAATCCGCGCAAGCCGCCTTGCGAAACCACCAGTGGCCGGGCAATGTCCGCGAATTGTCCAATGTGCTTGAGAGAACCTTGTCCGCCTTAAACGGCAAGACGATAGGCCTGTCGGATCTGCCCTTTTATCTCCACCAGGATCGCAAGCCCCTCTCGAACGGAGGCTCTTCCTCCTTAAAAGCCGTGCAGGCCCGCATAGAGCGGGAAAGCATTTGCTCCGCCTTGGAGCAAACCGGGTACAATAAGGTCAAGGCCGCCGAACTGCTTGGCATCCACCGCACCCTGCTTTACAAAAAAATAAAAAAATACGCCATTCCCCTGGAAAAAGAACCCCGAAGAGAATAGAGCCTATTCTAAAAGAATTGAAATGTAATAGTAGGCCTCCGGCGGTAAACTGCCTAACTGCAAAAAAGAGCCTCCGGCGGCGAACTTTTT contains these protein-coding regions:
- a CDS encoding branched-chain amino acid ABC transporter permease encodes the protein MTETILKRWDRELVIAGVAVLFLLPLFGIPPKIYLTLTIAGLAMGMLLFLVASGVSIILGLMDVLNFAHGALFAWGAYVGFSTFKFLERWVQADSVLLNFGAFAAAIVCAMAVVAVLGMVLERVLVRRVYGNHLFQILITFGATIVLVEMIRVIWGPNDDVMAVPLTFQGNWDVFDVIIDRYRIICILIGALVFGVVQLVLKKTKLGLIVRAGVENRDMVQAMGHNIFLLFTGVFAVGAGLAALGGLAMSIFSLQVYPDMGSTYLLFAFIVVIIGGLGSVTGSLVGALIVGLSYNYVAYLVPWAAAGVNIIIMIIILLIRPKGLFTAGK
- a CDS encoding ABC transporter ATP-binding protein, which codes for MNEVVLKADNLQTYIGHHHILQGLSFEAQADAVTVLIGRNGAGKSTTLKTLMGLLPPSEGTIVYNGMSIQGKRPYEIARMGIGYVPEDMGIFADLTVEENFKVAKLKEDEATAGRLARILDLFGALGKFWHSPAGNLSGGQKQMLAIGRAIVNDISLLLIDEPSKGLAPIIIEALIEAINLIKEECVVVLVEQNFYMASAVGDYFHILDDGRIVHSGRMEALVEDEELKSRYLGISKSES
- a CDS encoding ABC transporter ATP-binding protein — encoded protein: MNATSTDAIIATEDLTIRFGGHAAVDQVSLEVKPFTLKSIIGPNGAGKTTFFNLLSGQYKPTGGKVFLKGKDITHLGAPMRCRLGLGRSFQLTNIFPLLTVLENVRLAIQARKGYGLNFWRHYLHFSACEDEAYQILKEVLLDEKWLYPANLLTHGEQRKLEMAILMALKPEILFLDEPTAGMSQEEVPAILEILERIKSVGDKTILLVEHKMDMIMNLSDSIAVLQDGRLIADSDPETIYRSKEVQEAYLGGGAKHE
- a CDS encoding substrate-binding domain-containing protein gives rise to the protein MKARAGIIFLLVIGASIAMTASTALGAEPIKIGIIQGLSGPLEIYGKAEVTGFKMGLEYFTKGTNQINGRDVTLVIEDTQLQAARAKMLLTKLYSDDKVDLAIGPTSSGVALAVLPVARDFKKILIVEPAVADSITGKDWNRYVFRTGRNSSQDAISNAAAVAKPGVSIACIGQDYAFGRDGIAAYKEAAEKLGAKIVHEEYCDPKGTDFVAPIQRIIEAMKDLPGPKYIWVIWAGKGGPIPQLISAGLDKYGIEITSGGNVLAALKMMKPLDGMQGATYYYYENPSNPVNDWLVEEHFKRFNEPPDFFTCGGFAAAGAVVKAITAAGSTDTEKLIAAMEGMEFMTPKGMMKFRKEDHQALQTMFAFKLKVDPDVEWAIPVLTRELTMEETAPPIVNQR
- a CDS encoding SDR family oxidoreductase; protein product: MEETIKPEDAKEPTIGSEDILILSDPQFNSSNVCIVTGAGTGIGRATAIAAAANQLMTIGLDINEEEGRKTQKLARDMGGQMVFLPCDLSRDADMDKAVTEAAKLGAIKYLANIAGIQHIDSVENFPMDKYDQMQSLMLRAPFYLSKLAIPHMKKSNDGCGVIANMASVHAHICTKNKPVYNITKFGLRALSQSISAEGEGRVRSFTLSTGFVKTPLALNQINAQATQRGITPEEVVRDVMMGTSRIKEMMSPIEVANLMLFGFSRFAKYLVGGDMLFDGGMVLTY
- a CDS encoding sigma-54 interaction domain-containing protein, translated to MDDKDLRIEALEKDLEMHRAIFDSIFNGALVTDEKGIITHFNKPYGDFLGVDPESQIGRHCTESVVNSRMHIVARTGKPEINQSHNIIGKKMVVQRIPIKRGGRVIAVFGQVLFKDVKDLSRLASELKVLESKVKLYEAELLNLRSTRYTLDSIIGVSGPIKELKEEALRAAATHYPVLICGESGTGKELFAQAIHHASNRKLFPFVRINCAAIPKDLLEAELFGYEKGAFTGARSDGKPGKFELAHQGTLFLDEVGDLPLEMQPKLLRALEDREFERVGGNKIIRSDLRIIAATNQDLDQMMADGRFRKDLFYRLNVIPINIPPLRKRKNDIIPSAEYILRQLAAEANLPDISMDKSAQAALRNHQWPGNVRELSNVLERTLSALNGKTIGLSDLPFYLHQDRKPLSNGGSSSLKAVQARIERESICSALEQTGYNKVKAAELLGIHRTLLYKKIKKYAIPLEKEPRRE